The proteins below come from a single Candidatus Omnitrophota bacterium genomic window:
- the gguB gene encoding sugar ABC transporter permease, producing the protein MMKISFMQNIRKYTMLIALIGIWLIFSIMTQGVFISPRNLSNLFLQTAAVAIITIGMTLVIVTRNIDLSVGSVAALAGAVAAYLNVRMGLPAWTAITAALVTGLAIGAWHGFWIAYRLVPAFIVTLASMMIFRGAVLGITGGATIAPLSAGFKGIGQNYISPHISVWIGLAVICLYVIIGFFKRGRRAKVGFSVQKFPFFAVKTAAVCAAIVAFFMILVENRGIPYAVILVMALAALFNFMSRQTVFGRHLYAIGGNPDAASLSGINIQKRVMMLYVIFGALTAVGGMVLTARLNAATTSAGQGMELDVIAAAVIGGTSLMGGEGTIWGSVIGALIMASLDNGMSLMDTNITYQYIIKGMILLLAVWVDIATRKKT; encoded by the coding sequence ATGATGAAGATATCATTTATGCAGAATATTCGTAAGTACACGATGCTTATAGCGCTTATAGGGATATGGCTGATCTTTTCGATCATGACCCAGGGCGTATTTATAAGCCCGCGCAATCTTTCGAACCTCTTCTTACAGACGGCGGCAGTCGCCATTATCACGATCGGGATGACGCTCGTTATCGTGACACGGAATATCGACCTGTCGGTAGGTTCCGTTGCCGCGCTCGCCGGAGCCGTAGCCGCGTACCTTAACGTAAGGATGGGCCTTCCCGCCTGGACGGCAATTACGGCGGCGCTGGTCACCGGCCTGGCGATAGGCGCATGGCACGGTTTCTGGATAGCGTATCGGCTTGTGCCGGCATTTATAGTCACACTGGCCAGCATGATGATATTTCGCGGGGCCGTTCTCGGCATAACAGGCGGAGCGACGATAGCTCCTCTTTCCGCGGGCTTTAAAGGAATAGGCCAGAACTACATATCGCCTCATATAAGCGTATGGATTGGACTTGCGGTAATTTGCCTGTATGTCATCATCGGCTTCTTTAAGCGGGGAAGAAGAGCAAAAGTCGGTTTTTCGGTGCAGAAATTTCCGTTCTTCGCGGTCAAGACGGCGGCCGTATGCGCGGCGATCGTCGCGTTCTTCATGATCCTTGTCGAGAATAGAGGCATTCCGTACGCGGTGATACTTGTAATGGCCCTGGCAGCGTTATTTAATTTCATGTCCCGCCAGACGGTATTCGGCCGTCATCTCTATGCCATCGGAGGCAATCCCGACGCCGCTTCGCTCTCCGGTATCAATATACAGAAGAGGGTTATGATGCTGTATGTTATATTCGGCGCGCTCACCGCGGTCGGAGGGATGGTCCTTACGGCGCGGTTGAATGCCGCGACGACATCCGCCGGACAAGGGATGGAGCTAGATGTAATAGCGGCCGCGGTTATAGGAGGCACAAGTCTCATGGGCGGAGAGGGGACCATATGGGGTTCGGTGATCGGCGCGCTCATAATGGCGAGCCTCGACAACGGTATGAGCCTGATGGATACCAATATCACTTATCAGTATATAATTAAGGGTATGATACTCCTCTTGGCGGTATGGGTCGATATAGCTACAAGAAAGAAAACGTGA
- a CDS encoding ribonuclease Z: MKISFLGTNGWYDTATGNTSCVLAETDAHYIIFDAGSGFQKARDIITSDKPVFLFISHLHLDHLFGLHTLPLFRIAQGIDIYAPRNAVKLLHGFLKRPFTSPPFLLNTKLRFHALEGRERFPFDFEMRKLRHAVPCYGYRIGFRGRTIAYCTDTGECRNLGRLASEADLLITECAMAPGDKSRNLFHLTPEAAAKAALNASAKKLALFHFDPGKYPAFENRKKAEDSAKKIFPGTIAANDGTEITI; encoded by the coding sequence GTGAAGATCTCATTTCTCGGTACGAACGGATGGTATGATACGGCGACAGGCAATACATCATGTGTCCTGGCCGAGACAGACGCGCATTATATAATCTTCGATGCCGGTTCCGGGTTCCAGAAGGCGAGGGATATCATTACATCGGATAAGCCGGTATTCCTCTTTATAAGCCATCTGCACCTCGACCATCTGTTTGGCCTCCATACTTTGCCGCTATTCCGGATTGCGCAAGGCATCGATATATACGCCCCCCGAAATGCCGTTAAGCTTTTGCACGGATTCCTGAAGAGGCCTTTCACATCACCGCCGTTTCTCCTGAATACGAAATTGCGTTTTCATGCCCTGGAAGGAAGAGAGCGCTTTCCCTTCGATTTTGAGATGAGAAAACTGCGGCATGCCGTGCCTTGTTACGGCTATAGGATAGGCTTTCGAGGCAGGACAATCGCCTACTGCACGGATACCGGCGAGTGCCGGAACCTGGGTCGCCTTGCTTCCGAAGCGGACCTGTTGATTACCGAATGCGCGATGGCGCCGGGCGACAAATCGCGGAACTTGTTTCATCTGACACCCGAGGCCGCCGCGAAGGCCGCGTTAAACGCTTCGGCAAAAAAATTGGCGCTCTTCCATTTTGATCCGGGTAAATATCCAGCGTTCGAGAATAGAAAAAAAGCCGAAGACTCCGCAAAGAAGATATTCCCCGGCACGATTGCCGCTAATGACGGCACCGAAATTACCATATGA
- a CDS encoding serine hydrolase, with protein sequence MRSKLIFIILCAALSILPQTSIFAAASKSAEVPDIKRLKAILPEFETYARKSMAEWKVPGMAIAIVKGKDVIYEKAFGVKTLGSKDPVTTDTVFQIGSTSKAFTALLVGMLVDEGKIGWDDPVMNHLSGFVMYDPWVTRQFTVTDLMAQRSGMPEHAGDTVATLGFDRSHVIDMIRFVKPVTSFRSAYAYQNGLFLVAAELVRKETGKSWEDNVKERIFEPLGMKSSSTDMSSLKNGKNVASLHHLAGDKIVMLPMDWKYMDWVYTDAPAGGINSNVKDIAKWISLQMNGGSFGSKQLIKADSIKYMQTPKTIIPSENGSPRQYYCQGWVYREYNPYPIIWHNGGTSGAKTMIAFVPKAKIGIVVLSNLDETSLPESLASRFFDMYFGARKRDWSKEELKRASKSLEDERAALPKPPAKETPALPAERYTGSYSNDIYGTVAVSQKDGALIVTAGPKKTHMALSHFDRDTFTASWNVYIAPEYAGLVRFDIGPDGFAESLTVQAFDADGCGVFRKIAGK encoded by the coding sequence ATGAGGTCAAAGCTGATTTTTATTATATTATGCGCGGCCCTCTCGATCCTGCCGCAGACTTCGATATTTGCCGCCGCGTCCAAATCGGCCGAAGTGCCCGATATAAAGCGCTTGAAGGCAATTCTCCCGGAATTTGAAACGTATGCCAGGAAAAGCATGGCCGAATGGAAGGTGCCCGGCATGGCCATAGCGATAGTGAAGGGTAAAGATGTTATTTATGAGAAGGCATTTGGCGTAAAGACGCTCGGTTCAAAGGACCCCGTCACTACCGATACTGTCTTTCAGATCGGCTCCACGTCCAAAGCGTTTACCGCTTTGCTGGTCGGGATGCTTGTTGATGAAGGGAAGATCGGATGGGACGACCCGGTAATGAACCATCTTAGCGGTTTTGTCATGTACGACCCATGGGTCACGAGGCAGTTTACCGTTACCGATCTTATGGCCCAGCGAAGCGGCATGCCCGAACATGCCGGCGATACCGTGGCCACCCTGGGGTTCGACCGCTCTCATGTAATCGACATGATCAGATTTGTAAAACCCGTTACAAGCTTTCGTTCGGCATACGCCTATCAAAACGGCCTGTTTCTCGTGGCAGCCGAGCTCGTCAGGAAAGAGACGGGGAAGAGCTGGGAGGATAATGTAAAAGAACGTATTTTTGAGCCGCTGGGAATGAAGTCCAGTTCGACGGATATGTCATCGCTCAAAAATGGCAAAAATGTCGCTTCTCTTCATCACCTGGCCGGAGATAAGATAGTCATGCTTCCGATGGACTGGAAATATATGGACTGGGTCTATACCGATGCTCCGGCCGGAGGCATAAATTCAAACGTGAAGGATATCGCGAAGTGGATCTCACTTCAGATGAATGGCGGTTCATTCGGTTCGAAGCAGCTGATAAAGGCGGATAGCATAAAGTATATGCAGACGCCGAAGACGATAATCCCTTCTGAAAATGGAAGCCCCCGTCAATATTATTGTCAGGGATGGGTCTACCGCGAATATAATCCGTATCCGATCATATGGCATAACGGCGGGACGAGCGGCGCGAAGACGATGATCGCATTTGTTCCTAAAGCGAAGATAGGCATAGTCGTGCTGTCGAACCTGGACGAGACGTCATTGCCTGAGTCACTTGCGTCGCGTTTCTTCGATATGTATTTCGGCGCCCGCAAGCGCGACTGGAGTAAGGAGGAGCTTAAGAGAGCTTCCAAATCTCTGGAAGATGAGAGGGCCGCTCTTCCGAAGCCGCCTGCTAAAGAGACGCCGGCATTACCGGCCGAAAGATACACAGGAAGCTATTCAAATGACATATACGGCACGGTCGCTGTTTCACAGAAAGACGGAGCCCTGATCGTGACCGCCGGGCCAAAGAAGACGCATATGGCCTTATCGCATTTTGACCGCGATACTTTTACCGCGTCGTGGAATGTCTATATCGCGCCGGAGTACGCCGGCCTGGTAAGGTTTGATATAGGACCGGATGGGTTCGCGGAATCCCTTACAGTGCAGGCGTTCGACGCCGACGGCTGCGGAGTGTTCCGAAAAATAGCCGGTAAATAA
- a CDS encoding TatD family hydrolase, producing MLQDAHIHLQDCPEEAIKISAGAAGHGVGRFFCNGTYPRDWPEVMKLAGSHSNIIPFFGVHPWHIDKTVEGWDKALIEYLALPGSRIGEIGLDGAKVDVSLVRQREIFTRQLDIAVEFKKPFTVHCVQAWDALLEEIRMRKDKKLLFMVHWFSGSPEIAVELIKLGGYISFSPRLLYERALKHRASFDVTPVDRILLETDYPYTPDSGSADKPDVSKYFEWLRSLYGMAARLKKLDEVTFEQKVWDNGTVFLH from the coding sequence ATGCTGCAGGACGCTCACATACATCTGCAAGATTGCCCGGAAGAGGCAATTAAGATATCCGCCGGAGCCGCCGGCCACGGGGTGGGCCGTTTTTTCTGCAATGGCACTTACCCTCGGGATTGGCCCGAAGTTATGAAGCTGGCCGGTTCCCACAGTAACATCATCCCTTTTTTCGGTGTGCATCCATGGCATATCGATAAGACGGTCGAGGGGTGGGATAAGGCGCTTATCGAGTATCTCGCTTTGCCCGGATCGCGCATAGGGGAGATAGGCCTCGACGGCGCTAAGGTAGATGTAAGCTTAGTCAGGCAGCGCGAAATCTTTACGCGGCAGCTGGACATAGCGGTTGAATTTAAAAAACCGTTCACCGTACACTGCGTACAGGCATGGGACGCTCTTTTGGAAGAGATCAGGATGCGGAAGGATAAAAAGCTCCTTTTTATGGTCCACTGGTTTTCCGGTTCGCCCGAGATAGCGGTCGAACTTATTAAGCTCGGCGGGTACATCTCATTTTCTCCGCGGCTTCTTTATGAGAGGGCCCTGAAACACCGCGCATCCTTTGACGTAACGCCGGTCGACAGAATTTTACTTGAGACCGATTATCCATATACTCCGGATTCCGGGTCCGCGGATAAGCCGGATGTGTCAAAATATTTTGAGTGGCTGCGCTCGCTGTATGGCATGGCCGCCCGGCTCAAAAAGCTGGATGAGGTAACATTCGAGCAAAAGGTATGGGATAATGGGACAGTTTTTTTGCATTGA
- a CDS encoding tRNA threonylcarbamoyladenosine dehydratase: protein MGQFFCIELLLGKDKLQKLHNSSVTVIGIGAVGSYCVEALARAGVGALRLVDFDKVKASNLNRHLLALKSTIGRPKVELARERVLAINPACKVESLEVFADDKTIDSILDNRPDIVIDAIDSLGPKSQVLKTCHMKNIPVISSMGAATRVDPLAIRIADLRDTTHCPLAKRLRIKLKRENITSGITCVYSAETRNLSAIGGENALGEDDYARGRKRSKLGSLPTITGIFGLVIAHKAIETLCGGFKGKGN, encoded by the coding sequence ATGGGACAGTTTTTTTGCATTGAGCTCCTTCTCGGCAAAGACAAGCTCCAGAAACTACATAATAGCTCCGTAACGGTCATAGGCATCGGTGCCGTCGGCAGCTACTGTGTCGAAGCATTGGCTCGCGCCGGGGTAGGGGCCTTAAGGCTGGTGGATTTCGATAAGGTAAAAGCGAGTAACCTGAACCGCCATCTGCTGGCGCTTAAGTCCACTATCGGCAGGCCAAAAGTAGAGCTCGCCAGGGAGAGGGTGCTTGCGATCAATCCCGCGTGTAAAGTGGAATCGCTGGAGGTTTTTGCCGACGATAAGACGATAGACTCGATACTCGATAACAGGCCGGATATCGTGATAGATGCCATAGATTCGCTGGGCCCGAAATCGCAGGTGCTTAAAACCTGCCATATGAAGAATATACCCGTCATCTCGTCAATGGGCGCGGCAACGAGAGTGGATCCTTTAGCGATCAGGATAGCGGATCTTCGTGATACGACACACTGCCCTTTGGCAAAACGCCTGAGAATTAAATTAAAGAGAGAGAATATCACGAGCGGAATAACCTGCGTCTATTCGGCGGAGACGAGGAACCTATCGGCCATCGGCGGTGAAAACGCTCTCGGGGAAGATGATTACGCGAGAGGGCGGAAGCGGTCAAAGCTCGGCAGCCTTCCTACGATAACCGGCATATTCGGCCTCGTCATCGCCCATAAGGCCATAGAGACGCTGTGCGGCGGATTCAAAGGAAAAGGAAATTAA
- a CDS encoding carbon starvation protein A, which translates to MHALTLLIIALLVFALAYRFYAKFLMAKVLVANDEAKTPAHTFKDGRDYHPTNRFVLFGHHFAAISGAGPLVGPVLAAQFGFLPGFLWILIGAVLGGAVHDTVILFASVRTKGLSLTRLARKYVSKTAGFVTGFAILFIIITALAGLALVVVNALNESAWATFAIAMTIPVAFFVALYMYRLRPGKVIEASLIGVTLVILGVVLGEPLARSGFGHFFLFSKPALSIMLPIYGLIASILPVWLLLCPRDYLSSYMKIGTILLLALGIFIVNPQLRMPAITPYIHGGGPVIPGKVWPFVCITVACGAISGFHSLVASGTTPKMINKESDIRMIGFGAMLTEAVVSLMALIAATVLIPADYFAINVPVDVFHKMGLSISQLPQIEQMTGEVLSGRTGGAVSLAAGMSLILSSIPGMKHLMGYWYHFAIMFEALFILTTVDTGTRVARYIVDELIKTASPRWNSRRLWTIILSGGIISFLWGYLVYNGDITTIWPMFGVANQLLATLALSVGTVYILKHSKRWYYGLITFVPAIFMFVTTIVAGIMNVIDNYLPKHNFQGNMNAALSIIMIALVVVIFLESLKKIYRIRREIS; encoded by the coding sequence ATGCACGCCCTGACACTTCTCATTATCGCGCTACTGGTATTCGCCCTGGCATACCGTTTCTACGCGAAGTTCCTTATGGCCAAGGTGCTCGTCGCAAATGACGAGGCGAAAACACCCGCTCACACATTCAAAGACGGCCGCGACTATCATCCCACAAACAGGTTCGTGCTCTTCGGCCACCATTTCGCCGCCATCTCGGGCGCCGGTCCCCTGGTCGGGCCGGTCCTGGCGGCGCAGTTCGGTTTCCTGCCGGGGTTTCTCTGGATATTGATAGGCGCCGTACTCGGCGGCGCCGTCCACGACACGGTCATACTCTTCGCTTCGGTGCGGACCAAGGGGCTTTCGCTCACCCGCCTCGCGCGCAAATACGTCAGTAAAACCGCGGGGTTTGTTACCGGATTCGCGATACTCTTCATTATAATCACGGCTCTCGCAGGCCTGGCGCTAGTCGTGGTAAACGCGCTTAACGAGAGCGCATGGGCCACATTCGCCATAGCCATGACGATCCCCGTAGCATTCTTCGTCGCGTTATATATGTACAGGCTCAGGCCCGGCAAAGTCATAGAGGCCTCTCTGATCGGCGTGACGCTCGTGATCCTCGGCGTAGTTTTAGGGGAGCCTCTGGCCAGGTCGGGATTCGGCCATTTCTTCCTGTTCTCAAAACCGGCGCTTTCTATAATGCTGCCTATTTACGGATTGATAGCGTCCATATTGCCGGTATGGCTGCTTCTCTGCCCGAGGGATTATTTAAGCTCATACATGAAGATCGGCACGATCTTGCTTCTGGCGCTCGGCATCTTCATAGTCAACCCTCAGCTTCGTATGCCGGCGATAACCCCTTACATCCACGGAGGCGGGCCCGTGATACCGGGAAAAGTATGGCCGTTCGTATGCATTACAGTAGCCTGCGGCGCGATCAGCGGATTTCATTCTCTCGTAGCCTCAGGCACCACCCCGAAGATGATCAACAAGGAGTCCGACATCCGCATGATCGGGTTCGGGGCGATGCTCACGGAAGCGGTCGTTTCGTTAATGGCGCTCATCGCCGCCACCGTACTGATACCGGCCGATTATTTTGCCATCAATGTGCCCGTAGATGTATTCCATAAAATGGGGCTCAGTATTTCACAGCTCCCGCAGATAGAGCAGATGACGGGCGAGGTCCTGTCGGGGCGCACCGGAGGGGCGGTGTCACTCGCCGCGGGGATGTCGCTGATACTTTCATCGATACCCGGCATGAAGCACCTTATGGGATACTGGTATCACTTCGCTATAATGTTCGAAGCGCTCTTTATACTGACTACAGTTGACACCGGAACGCGCGTGGCGCGTTATATCGTCGATGAACTGATAAAGACCGCGAGTCCCAGATGGAACAGCCGGAGGCTGTGGACGATAATTTTAAGCGGCGGGATAATCAGCTTTCTCTGGGGTTACCTGGTCTATAATGGAGATATCACTACTATCTGGCCGATGTTCGGAGTGGCGAACCAGCTCCTGGCGACGCTGGCGCTATCGGTCGGGACGGTATATATATTGAAACACTCTAAGAGATGGTACTACGGCCTCATAACATTCGTTCCGGCGATATTCATGTTCGTGACAACGATCGTTGCCGGGATTATGAATGTCATCGATAATTACCTGCCCAAGCATAACTTTCAGGGAAACATGAACGCGGCGCTCTCGATAATAATGATCGCGCTCGTAGTGGTAATATTTCTGGAGTCCTTGAAGAAGATCTACCGTATACGCCGGGAGATATCGTAG
- a CDS encoding GH3 auxin-responsive promoter family protein, producing MNLTSLIMKGLTSRAKAFEKATTDPIKAQERVLLKYLSRNMRTEYASKYNFSAIKSIEDFRARLPLSDYAAIKPYIDRMKKGASGVLTADKVNFFGITSGSTGEPKFIPVTKYSQARKSDLMNIWAYYLTKDHPKIFDGRILGIISPEIKNHTDAGIPYGPEDGHAYNNLPEVIKRLYVLPYELFYIDSYDARYYCILRIAIEHNITTIATLNPSTLTLLCQKIPALQNGIIDDIERGTLDEGLEIAPDIRRAIEGSLKPNPRRASELKALLNKQGKLLPKDFWPHLDLIECWKGGTVKGYLSRLPDYFGNVAVRDFGCLSTEARSSVPMSDSGAGGALAVQTNFYEFIPREDLDKAQKRVLLCDELETGREYLLIVTTAGGLYRYNIDDIVCVKGFFNKTPIIEFIQKGHNVVSITGEKVYESHIEEAVTGSVAKHKTAIRSFSASAVTGEIPRYVFLIEFEGTPSQGEKRALLVSIEKTLRFQNSEYDDLRKQQLIAFPSLRVISPGEFERYRMTRVRDGAHDTQFKMPRLVLSGGFLENFVMTEEIFALPGEE from the coding sequence ATGAATCTTACAAGTCTTATAATGAAGGGCCTGACCTCCAGGGCAAAAGCGTTTGAGAAAGCCACTACGGATCCTATTAAAGCCCAGGAGCGGGTGCTATTGAAATACCTTTCCCGCAATATGCGCACCGAGTATGCCTCCAAATATAATTTCTCCGCGATAAAATCAATAGAGGATTTTCGCGCGCGCCTTCCCTTAAGCGATTACGCGGCTATAAAACCGTATATAGACAGGATGAAGAAAGGCGCGAGCGGCGTCCTGACCGCGGATAAGGTAAACTTCTTCGGCATCACCAGCGGCTCCACCGGAGAACCGAAATTTATACCGGTCACGAAGTATTCACAGGCCCGTAAATCCGACCTGATGAATATATGGGCATACTATCTGACTAAAGACCATCCGAAAATATTCGATGGCAGGATACTCGGCATTATAAGCCCGGAGATAAAAAATCATACCGATGCAGGCATTCCCTACGGTCCGGAGGACGGCCATGCTTATAATAATCTACCGGAGGTTATAAAGCGCCTTTACGTATTGCCCTATGAGCTGTTCTATATCGATAGCTACGACGCGCGCTACTACTGCATCCTGCGCATCGCGATCGAACATAACATCACCACTATAGCGACATTAAATCCAAGCACGCTTACCCTTCTTTGCCAAAAGATACCGGCGCTGCAGAACGGCATAATCGATGATATTGAACGCGGTACGCTGGATGAAGGTCTGGAGATCGCTCCCGATATCCGCCGGGCGATAGAGGGCTCCCTTAAACCTAACCCCCGCAGGGCAAGCGAGCTTAAGGCGCTTCTGAATAAACAAGGGAAGCTCCTGCCCAAAGATTTTTGGCCACATCTCGATCTTATTGAGTGCTGGAAGGGCGGGACAGTGAAGGGCTACCTCTCCAGACTTCCTGATTATTTCGGAAACGTGGCCGTACGTGATTTTGGCTGTCTTTCCACTGAAGCGCGGAGCTCGGTGCCGATGAGCGACTCCGGCGCCGGCGGAGCGCTCGCGGTGCAGACCAACTTCTATGAATTTATTCCCAGGGAGGACCTGGATAAAGCTCAGAAGAGGGTATTGCTGTGCGATGAACTGGAGACAGGAAGAGAGTATCTGCTTATAGTTACCACCGCGGGGGGCCTTTATCGCTATAATATCGATGATATCGTATGCGTTAAGGGTTTCTTCAATAAGACGCCGATAATAGAGTTCATACAGAAAGGCCACAATGTCGTATCGATAACCGGAGAGAAAGTGTACGAATCCCATATAGAGGAAGCAGTGACCGGTTCGGTGGCGAAACATAAGACCGCGATACGGTCTTTTTCCGCTTCGGCAGTTACGGGAGAGATACCGCGCTATGTCTTCCTGATCGAGTTCGAAGGGACGCCGTCTCAAGGCGAGAAACGCGCGCTTCTCGTCTCTATCGAAAAGACCCTCCGCTTTCAAAATAGCGAATATGACGACCTGAGAAAGCAGCAGCTCATCGCTTTCCCGTCCCTTAGGGTTATCAGCCCGGGAGAGTTTGAGCGTTACAGGATGACACGGGTAAGAGATGGGGCGCACGATACACAGTTCAAGATGCCCAGGCTTGTCCTTTCCGGCGGATTTCTGGAAAATTTCGTTATGACTGAAGAGATCTTTGCCTTGCCCGGGGAGGAGTAG